The Amycolatopsis coloradensis sequence ACCACCGGGAGGCCGACCTCGGCGACGGTCGCGCGGACCTCGTCCATGTCGTGGCAGACCCGCGACCGCGGCACTTCGGCGCCGATCGTGCGGACGATGTCCTTGAACTTCTGCCGGTCCTCGCCGCGCTGGATGGCGTCGACGTCGGCGCCGATCAGCTCGACGCCGTACTTCTCCAGAACACCGCGCTCGTGCAGGGCGACGGCGCAGTTCAGCGCCGTCTGCCCGCCGAGGGTCGCGAGAATCGCGTCGGGGCGCTCCTCGGCGATGACCTTCTCGACGAATTCCGGCGTGACCGGCTCGATGTAGGTGGCGTCGGCGAACTCGGGGTCGGTCATGATGGTCGCCGGGTTCGAGTTCACCAGCGAGACGCGCAGTCCCTCTTCGCGGAGTACGCGGCAGGCCTGGGTGCCGGAGTAGTCGAACTCCGCCGCCTGGCCGATCACGATCGGCCCGGAGCCGATCACCAGCACGTGCTGGATGTCTGTCCTCTTCGGCATTACTTGGCCTTCTCCATCAAGCTCACGAACTCATCGAACAGGGGGGCCGCGTCGTGCGGGCCGGCGGCGGCCTCGGGGTGGTACTGCACCGAGAACGCGGGGACGTCGAACGCGCGGACACCTTCGACGGTGTCGTCGTTCGGGCAGTAGTGCGAGATCTGCGCGGCGCCGAACGGCGTCTCGAAGCGCTGTCCCGGTTCGCCTTCGAGGGCGAAACCGTGGTTCTGCGCGGTGATCGCGACCCGTTTGGTGGCCACGTCGATCACCGGGATGTTGATCCCTCGGTGGCCGTAGCGCATCTTGTAGGTGCCCAGTCCCAGCGCGCGGCCGAGGATCTGGTTGCCGAAGCAGATGCCGAACAGCGGGATCTCCCGCTGCAGCACCGATTTCGTCAGCTCCGTGGCGTGCGCGGTGGTCGCCGGGTCGCCGGGACCGTTGGACAGGAACACCCCGTCCGGCTCCACGGCGAGCAGATCGTCCACAGTGGACGACGAGGGCAGCACGTGCACCTCGATGCCGCGCGCCGCCATCAGGCGCGGGGTGTTGGACTTGATGCCCAGGTCCAGCGCGGCGACGCGGAACTTCCGCTCGCCCTGCGCTTCGACGACGTACGCCTGCTTCGTGGTGACTTCGCCGGCGAGGTCGGCGCCCTTCATCTGCGGGCTCGCCTGTACCTGCGCGAGCATTTCCTCGTCGGAGCCCAGCGCGTCGCCCGAGAAGACGCCGGACCGCATGGCGCCCTGCTCGCGCAGGTGCCGGGTCAGCGTGCGGGTGTCCACCTCGGAGATCCCGACGACGCCCTGGCGCTCCAGTTCCTCGTCCAGCGTGCGCTTCGAGCGCCAGTTGGACGGGGTGCGCGCGGGGTCGCGGACGACGTAGCCCGAGACCCAGATGCGCGAGGACTCGTCGTCCTCGTCGTTCCAGCCGGTGTTGCCGATCTGCGGCGCGGTCTGGACCACGATCTGGCGGTGGTAGGAGGGGTCGGTCAGCGTCTCCTGGTAGCCGGTCATGCCGGTGCAGAACACCGCCTCGCCCAGGCTCCGGCCGCGGGCGCCGTAGGCCGAGCCGCGGAACACGCGGCCGTCTTCGAGGACCAGTGCGGCGGGGGTCCTGGTGCTGTTCACGGTGCTCATCAGGCACCTCCCTTGATGTCGTTGCGAGTGTCTTGCAAAGCTTCGATCCACTGTGGATAGTCGTCGAGGTCGTCGCCGCGGAATCCGGTGTCCAGTTCGATGTCCCCGGCCAGCCAGGTGATGACGAGCAGCGCGTCGATGCCCATCACCTTCCCGGCCATCCCCTTGTCCTTGCGGACGCCGGTGACGGACGCGCGCGGGATCCAGAAGTCCGGGGCGCCGCCGCGTTCGATGGCGATGCCGTCTTCGTGCAGGCGCCACACCGCGCCGGTGCGCAGGCCGGCGCCGCGGGTGACGACGCGGTCCTGCCAGTGCCCGGCGGTCGTCGTGCTGACGTAGAGGCCGGTCGATTCGAGCAGTGCTTCGCCGGGCTCCGCGGGGATCTGCGGGAACGGCGGCACCTGCACGCTCTGCGCCCGGGACTTGCGCCGCCAGCCGCGCCACATCAGGAACACGCAGAACAGGAAGAAGGCGAAGACCGCCAGGGTCAGCAGGATCCGGTCACTCATTGCGCGATCTTCCCTTCCCGCGCGGTGATCCGCCCGCGCAGCAACGTCGCCGTCACCACGCCGGGGAGCCGCATTCCTTCGTACGGGGTGTTGGCCGCGATGCTCGCGAACTCGGCCCCTCGCACGGTCCATTCGGTGTCCGGGTCCACCAGCGTCAGGCTGGCGGGTTCGCCGACCTCGATCGGGCGGCCGTGGTCGGTCAGGTTGCCGATCTCGGCGGGCCGCTCGCTCATCACCCGCGCGACGCCCCGCCAGTCCAGCAGGCCGGTGCGGACCATGGTCTCGACCACGATCGACAGCGCGGTCTGCAGACCGAGCATGCCCGGCCGGGCCGAGCTCCACTCGCAGTCCTTGTCCTGGACCGCGTGCGGCGCGTGGTCCGTGGCGACGCAGTCGATGACGCCCTCGGCCAGTGCGGCACGCAGCTTTTCGGCGTCGGACTCGGTGCGCAGCGGCGGGTTGACCTTGTTGACCGGGTCGTAGGTCGCGAGCCGCTCGTCGGTCAGCAGCAGGTGGTGCGGGGTGACCTCGGCCGAGACCTTGGTGCCGCGGTCCTTGGCCCATTTGAGGATGTCCGCGGTGCCCGAGGTCGAAACATGGCAGACGTGCAGCCGCGCGTTCGCGTGCTCGGCGAGCAGGCAGTCGCGGGCGACGATCGACTCCTCCGCCGAGGCGGGCCAGCCGGTGTAACCCAGGCGGGCGGCCTGCTCACCCTCGTGCGCCTGCGCGCCGACGGTCAGCCGCGGCTCCTCGGCGTGCTGGGCGATGACCACGCCGAGCGCCGTCGAGTACTCCAGCGCGCGGCGCATGAGCAGCGGATCCGCGACGCAGAGACCGTCGTCGGAGAAGACCTTCACCTGGGCTTCGGACTTCGCCATGGTGCCCAGTTCGGCGAGCTTCTCGCCTTTGAGCCCCACGGTGACCGCGCCGACCGGGTGCACGTCGACCAGCCCGGCCTCCTGGCCGCGGCGCCACACGTGGTCGACGATCACCGCGTTGTCGGCCACCGGGTCGGTGTTGGCCATGGCGAACACCGCGGTGTAGCCGCCGAGCGCGGCCGCGGCCGAACCGGTGGCGATCGTCTCGGTGTCCTCGCGGCCGGGTTCGCGCAGGTGGGTGTGGAGGTCGACGAAACCGGGGAGCAGCACCTGGCCACCCGCCTCGATCACCTCGGCCTCGTCGGGGGTATCGATCGAACCGATGTCGGTGATGACCCCATCCTCGACGAGCACGTCGACCGGGTCGCCCTCGCCGTAGGGACGGGCGCCCTTGATCAGGACGGTGGTCACGCGGCTACTCCTTTGCCGGTCTGCGCGCCTTCGTGCGCCTGTGCGCTCTCGGGGCGTTTTGCACACCGCGAAGTCCTTGACGTCATGCGGCGGCCCCTTCGCTGGCGAGCAGGTGGTAGAGGACCGCCATGCGCACGTGGACGCCGTTGCGGACCTGTTCGGTGATGGCCGAGGCCGGGGAGTCGGCGACCGCCGAGGCGATCTCCATCCCGCGCAGCATCGGGCCGGGGTGCAGGACGACGGCGTGCTCGGGCAGGAGCTTCATCCGCCGTTCGTTGAGGCCGTACGCGATCGAGTACTCGCGCGCCGACGGAAAGAAGCCCCCGTGCATCCGCTCCGCCTGGACCCGCAGCATCATGACCGCGTCGAGCGCGGGCAGTTCGGCGTCGAGTTCGTGCGACACCGTCACCGGCAGACTCTCCACGCCGGCGGGCAGCAGCGTCGGCGGCGCGACGAGCACCACCTCCGCGCCCAGCGAGGACAGCAGGTGGATGTTCGACCGCGCGACCCGGCTGTGCAGGACGTCGCCGACGATCCCGATGCGGCGGCCCTCGAACGAGCCGAGGCGCTCCCGCAGCGTGGCCGCGTCGAGCAACGCCTGCGTCGGATGCTCATGGGTGCCGTCCCCGGCGTTGACGACCGCCGTCCCCGCTTCGGCGAGCCAGCCCGAAAGCCGCTGCGCCGCACCGGAGGCAGGGTGCCGGATGATCACGCAGTCGGCGCCGGCCGCGGCCAACGTCAGCGCGGTGTCGCGCAGCGATTCGCCCTTGTTGACCGAGGAACTGGACGCGGAGACGTTGATCACGTCGGCGCTCATCCACTTCCCCGCGATCTCGAACGAGACGCGGGTGCGGGTCGAGTTCTCGTAGAACAGCGTGATGACGGTGCGGCCGCGCAACGTCGGCAGTTTGCGGACTTCGCGGCCCAGCAAGGTGTGCTTGAGCTCTTCGGCGGTGTCCAGCACGGCTGTCGCGAGCGCCGGGTCGAGCCCGTCGGTGGCGAGCAGGTGCTTCACGATCGATCTCCTTCTGGTTGCGCGCGAAGCAGAACCGAGTCCCGTCCGTCCACTTCGGACAGCAGGACCTCGATCCCCTCGGCGCGCGAGGTGGGCACGTTCTTGCCCACGTAGTCGGCGCGGATCGGCAGTTCGCGGTGGCCGCGGTCGACCAGCACGGCCAGCTGGACCGCGCGCGGGCGGCCGTGGTCGCGCAGGGCGTCGAGGGCGGCGCGGATGGTGCGGCCGGAGAACAGCACGTCGTCGACCAGGATCACCACCGCGTCGTCGATACCGGTCGGCGGCAGCTGCGAATGTTCGAGCGCGCGGGGCGGGCGGCGGCGGAGATCATCACGGTAGAGCGTGATGTCCAGCGCGCCGGTCGGCGGACGGATGCCGGAGAACTCGGCGATCTTGTCCGCGAGCCGCAGGGCGAGCGGTGTCCCCCGGGTGGGGATGCCCAGCAACACGGGCGGAGTCGAGCCACCGGCACCGAGAGCGGTCTTCTCGATGACCTGGTGGGCCATTCGGGCGATCGTGCGCGCGACATCGCCGGACGAGAGCAGCTCGCGCTCTCCCGCCGGTTCCGCCGCGCCACGCGGGCGTGACGACAAGGCGGACCTCCTTCCCCGCCTCTCTGGACGGGTCCTTAAAGGACGTCGACTTCCTGCTTGGCGAGGAAATCGAACCGACACTAGCAGGAGCGATCGCTCATTCTTACGAGTGGCGCGCCCCAGGTGACGAAGGCCTCTCGAAAGCACCCGCTTGACCTGGTGACAACTATGCGTAACCATTACTCTGAGTATTCGACTCTAGGAGTCCCCTGGACCGGTCACCCCGACCGGTTGGGGGTGAGGAAACGGAGAACCACCAGATGGGCGATTACGCCAAGGCGCTCGGGGCCAAGCTCCGCGGGATCCGCCAGCAGCAGGGTCTGTCCCTGCACGGGGTCGAGCAGAAGTCCGGAGGCCGCTGGAAGGCCGTCGTCGTCGGTTCGTACGAGCGCGGCGACCGCGCCGTCACCGTGCAGAAGCTCGCCGAGCTCGCCGATTTCTACGGCGTGCCGGTGGTCGAGCTGCTGCCGGAAGGCCGGGTGCCGTCGGGCGCGGAACCCGCCACGAAGATCGTCATCAACCTGGAGCGTCTCCAGCAGCTCCCGGCGGAGAAGGTCGGTCCGCTCGCCCGCTACGCGGCCACCATCCAGAGCCAGCGCGGCGACTACAACGGCAAGGTGCTTTCGATCCGCACCGAGGACCTCCGTTCGCTGGCGATCATCTACGACATGACCCCCGGCGAGCTCACCGAGCAGCTGATCGACTGGGGTGTGCTGCCGCCCGAGGCTCGACCGTCCAAAGAGGACTAGAGATGGCGACGTTTTCGGTCCGGGGGGACCGGAAACGCCAACCGGCACCACCGAGTACGAGAACGGGCCGTGCCCTCGGCAGAGGACACGGCCCGTTGTAGTACGTCTTCTAGAGAACCGCGCGCAGGCGGTCGGCGATGGTGCCGATCCGGCCGAGCACGCCGTTCACGAAGCGCGGCGAGTCGTCGGTCGACAGCTCCTTCGCCAGCCCGACGGCCTCGTCGATGGCGACCGGGTCCGGCACGTCCTCGGCCCACAGCAGTTCGTAGACGCCGACGCGGAGCACCGCCAGGTCCACCGGCGGCATCCGGTCCAGCGTCCAGCCCTGAGCGTGCTCGGAGAGCAGCTCGTCGATCTGGGTCTTGCGGCCCGTGACGCCCTCGACCAGCGAGATCGTGTAGTCCGCGATCGGGTCGACCTCGACCGAACCGACCCGGTCCGCCAGCAGCGTCACCGCGTCGGCACCGCGCTGGGCGGCCTCGTACATCATCTCGACCGCCCGCTTGCGGGCCTGGCGACGGCTGATCGGCCCGCCGCGGTTCGGCGACTTGCCGGACTTGTCTGAACCGGCCATCAGCTGGAGACGCGGCCCAGGTAGCGGCCGTCACGGGTGTCGACCTTGATCTTCTCGCCGGTGGTGAGGAACAGCGGCACCTGGATCTCGGCGCCGGTCTCCAGGGTGGCGGGCTTGGTGCCACCGGTGGAGCGGTCGCCCTGCAGGCCGGGGTCGGTGTGCTGGACGACGAGCTCGACCGAGGTCGGCAGCTCGATGTACAGCGGGACGCCCTCGTGCACCGCGACCTGGACCTCGGTGTTCTCGAGGAGGTAGTTCGCGTTGTCGCCGACGGTCTCGGCCAGCACGGTGATCTGGTCGTAGGTCTCCGCGTCCATGAACACGAAGTCCTGACCCTCCTTGTACAGGTAGGTCATGTTGCGGCGGTCGACGGTGGCCGTGTCGACCTTCGTCCCCGCGTTGAAGGTCTTGTCGACGACCTTGCCGGTCAGCACGTGCTTGAGCGTCGTGCGGACGAACGCGCCGCCCTTACCCGGCTTGACGTGCTGGAACGCGGTGACGGTCCAGAGCTGGCCGTCGAGGTTGAGGACGAGCCCGTTCTTCAGGTCGTTGGTGGTGGCCACGAGTGTGCAGTCTCCTGTGTCGATCTTCCGGGCCGCCGTCAGACGACCACGAGTTCCTTGGTGCTCAGCGTGAGGAGTTCGGGCGTACCTTCCCGCACGACCAGCGTGTCCTCGATGCGCACGCCTCCGCGTCCGGGCAGATACACACCAGGCTCGACGGTGACGGCCATACCGGCGGACAGTGTACCGACGCCGGTCGCGGCGAGGCTGGGCGCCTCGTGCACCTGCAGCCCGACGCCGTGGCCGAGCCCGTGGCCGAACTCCTCGCCGCGGCCCGCGCCCACGATCACGCCACGGGCCGCCTTGTCCACTTCGGACACTTCGGCACCGGGGAGGACGGCGTCACAGCCCGCCGCCTGCGCGCGCTGGACCAGCTCGTAGATCTCCTCCTGCCACGCCGCGGGCTTGCCGATGACGAACGTGCGGGTCATGTCGGAGTGGTAGCCGTCGACCGTGGCGCCGAAGTCGATCTTGACGAATCCGCCGGTCTCGAGCGGTGCCGAGGTCGGCCGGTGGTGCGGGATCGCGGAGTTGCCGCCCGCCGCGACGATGGTGTCGAACGAAGGCCCGGTCGACCCGTGGCCGAGCATGCGGTTCTCCAGGTCGCGGGCGACGTCGAGCTCGGTACGGCCCGGCCGGAGCCCGCCGGCGGACACCAGGTCCTCCAGCGCCCGGTCGGCCGCCGCGCACGCCTGGCGCAGCGCCTCGATCTCCTGCTCGTCCTTGACCAGCCGCAGCCGCTCGACGAGCCCGGGCGTCCGCACCAGCTCGACGCGGTCGAAGCGGACCTTGAGGTCCTCGTGCTGCTCGACACTGACGTGCTGGCTCTCGAACCCGGTCTTGCCGAAGTGTTTTCCGGCCGCCAGATCGGCGAGCTTCGCCGCGCTCGCGCGGTCGAGCACGCGTTCGAGGTCGGGCACCTCCGTGGCCGACTGGACCGTATAGCGGCCGTCGGTGCAGAAGATCGTCTTGTCGTCGCCGCTCCCGTGGACGAGGAGAGCGGCGTTGGACCCGGTGAAGCCGGTCAGGTACCTGATGTTGAGCAGGTCCGTGACCAGCAGCGCGTCCACCCCGGAGTCGGCCAGCAGGGAACGCAGCGCCGCGCGGCGGCGAGAGAAGTATTCACGCACGTGATGGAGTTTAGGGGGTTCGCTGCCGGTGGCACGCGTTTCGCCGACTGCTTGCGCCAGGGCTGGTACCCGGGCGGTCCGTGAAGGCCTCCTTCCCTACCCTCAAAGTAGGGAAGGAGGCCTTCNGATCAGGGCGAGCGTCGACGGCGCCTACCCTCAAAGTAGGGAAGGAGGCCTTCACGGACCTTCCGCAGGCTGTCAGGGCCGCGGCGGGCGTGACCATCGCTACTGGCGAGTTAAACTCCCCCAATGGCACCGTGGCTGACTCGTGGACTCGTGATGGCGCTGCTGCACGGCGCGGCCGTCACCGTGCTGGCCAAGTACGAGGTCTTCAACCCCACCGACAAGACCCTCGTCACCGCCCTCACCCTCGCCGTCCTGGTCGGCGCGGCCGCGGGCTGGGGCGCCGTGGACGCCTGGCAGGGCAAACCCGAAAGCGGCAAGAACTGGTTCATCGCGGCGCTGATCGCCGGTCCGGTCTCGGGCGTGCTGTACGTGATCGGCCGCGCGGTGTTCGTCGATCAGACCGGCGCTTCGGAGCTCGGCGGCGCGCTCACCGGCGGCGCCGCCTTCTCGGCCCTGCTGGTGCTCATCCCGGCCGGGCTCGGCCTGTTCGTCGGCGGCCGCATCACCAAGCCCGATCAGCCCGCGAGCGAGAAACCCACCGGGAAGCCGTCCCAGGCCTGATCGGCGATCTTCTCGACGGCCGAGTCGTTCAGCGCCGCCGCCCCGCCGTCCGGCAGCGCGAAGAGCTTGCCGTCGAGCACCACGCCGAACCCCCGGCCTGGCGCGTGCACCACCCTCGCCCCGGCGCTCAACCGTGCCGCCCGCGGGAGGTTGTCGACGGCCTTGAGCCGCTCGTTCAGCACCTCGCCCGCGAGCGCCGCCGCCACCGAGCGCCGGTCGACCCGGACCAGGGTGCCGTCGGCCACCAGGTCGATGGTCCGCTGCGGCGACGGCATCGCGACGCCTTCGAACGAGGTCCGGATCCGGGCCTCGTCCTCGCACGCCCGCGAACCGCGGACGTCCAGGCCGAAGTGCTTGAGGTCGGTCGGGGCCGCCGCGCCGCCGATGACCGTGGCGCGGACGACGTCGAACGGGACCCGATCGCAGACGTCGCCCGAGGAGAGCGGCGCGTGCCCGTCGGGCCGCCGGACCAGCCCCGGGCCTTCCTTCCACACGCCGGGGATGATCGCCTGCCGGTACGGCTGCGCGGAGAAGTCCCTCGTCCAGAAGGTGAGGCTGGTGCCCTTTTCGGTCTCGTGCGCGATCACGAAGGCGTCGAGCGAACCGACCCACATCAGATCGGTGCTGAACCCGTCGACCAGCGAACGGGTGCGCGGCGAGGTCGTGCTGGGCTTGGCGAGGAAGCCGTGCTCCCCCAGCGTTTCCACGTTCCGGGTGAACGCCGCGTCCCTGGCGCGGAGCAGGAACTGCCCGGCGCCGTTCCATCCGGCGCCCTTCGCGGTGGTGTCGGTGAAGAGCACGTAGAACCAGCCGTCGAGGTACACCGCCGAGGGCTGGCCCGCGCCGTAGACGTTGTCGCGGTGCACGTCGTGCGACGGCCCGATGATCGGCTTCCCGCCCGCCGCCCGCGTCCAGGTGAGCCCGTCGGGGCTGGTCGCGAGGCCGATCGAGTTGCCGAGCGCGTGGTCGCCCGCCGCGCCCGTGTAATACATGTAGTAGGTCGAGCCGACCTTGATCACCGATGGATCGCAGGTGTGCATGCCGTCGAAACCGCCGGGCGCGCCCGAGAACACCGCCGCCGGGCCACCACCGGACGGGCCGGTGAACGGACCGTCGAGCGAGGGCGACTGCGCGTAGAGGACGTCGTCGCCGGGCGGCTGGGCGCTGCCGTACTGGCTGCACCACCACATCTTGAGTTTGCCGCCGTCCCGCATCACGGTCGGGCTGTAGTTGTAGACCGCGTCCTGATCGCCCGCGGCCACCACACCGCCACTGGCTCGCGGATCGCTCGTCACGAGCTCGACGTTCATCCGGCGCGGCTTTTCCTTGGGCGCCTGCTGGGCTCCGCCGATCCCGCCGCCCTTGCCGTCGGCCTGGGACTGCACCGTGCCGTCGCTGCACGCCACGAGGATCGCGCCGGCCGCGAAGAGGGCCACCACGGCACGGGCGGGTCGCCGACCCCCACGAAAAAGGCGCATGATGGCCGAGTGTAGCGAGGCTTAGCCCTGTCGAGTGACGTCAGTACCCGGGAGAGCGACCAATTCCACTTCGAAGCCATCGGCGTTTTCGAGGTAGGCGGCGTAGTGGTGATCACCGCCCGCATACGGATACTTGTCCGCGAACATCGGCGACCAGCCGTGTTCGAGGGCCTTCGCGGCCAGTTCGTTCACCCGTTCGCGGGACTCGACGTGCAGGGCGAGATGGTTCAGGCCCGGGGCGGTGCGCTCGTGCTTTTCGCCGCTGAGCGCGGGAGAACGCTCGACGACGAGATAGGTCGCGCCGTGTTTCCAGCTGACCCCGGCGGGCCAGCGCTGGAACTCGCGCCAGCCGAGTTCGCCGAGCAGCCAGCCCCAGCTCTCCTCCGCGCGACCGAGATCGGGCACCCACAGCTCGATGTGGTGCGCGCGGCCGTGATCCGAAGGCAGCGCGACGAAGACCCGATGCGGCCCGCTGCCGTAGTGGTCGCCGCCCCCGACGTCGAGGAAACCCAAGCGCCGCACCAGGTTCTGACTGGCCACATTGGACTCGCCGATCAGCGCCCACACCGACGACAGGCCGAGCCCGACGAGTCCATGCTCCAGCAGTGCCTTCGCGGCCTCGGTCGCCAGGCCCTGCCCGCCGTGCGCACGGGCCAGGTAGTAGCCGATCTCCGGCACGTCGCCGGGCAGTTCCTGCGACGGCCGGAGATGCGCGAGACCGATCACCTCGCCGTCGCGTTCGATCACCCAGTGCCCCATCCCCGCCGGGCCGTCGTAGGACAACCTGTGACCGACCATTTCGCGGACGCGGTCCTGCTCGGTGAGCGGCACCGCGAAATGCGAGGTCATCGCCGGGTCGGCGAAGAGCTTGATGATCGCGTCGGTGTCCGTCTCCGTGAGCGCGCGTAACCGCAGCCTCGCGGTTTCGAGCGCGGGAGGGTTGTTCATGCCGCGTTCGCGGCCATCCAGCGCAGGGCCAGCGGGTACCCGTCGACCCCGAGCCCGGCGATCACGGCGGTGGCGATGTCCGACAGCACGCTGTGGTGCCGGAACTGCTCACGCTTGTGCACGTTGGAGATGTGCAACTCGATCAGTGGCGCCGTGAGCTGGGCGGCGGCGTCGCGGACCGCGATCGAGTAGTGCGTCCACGCGGCGGCGTTGAGCACCACCGGCCACCCCGCGTCGGCGGCCTCGTGCAGCCAGCCGACCATCTCGCCCTCGTGGTCGGTCTGCCGGACCTCGACGTCGATCCCCAGTTCCTTGCCGGTTTCGACGCAGGTGGAGGCCAGATCCGCGTGCGTGGCCGAACCGTAGATCCCGGGTTCGCGCAGGCCGAGCCTGCCGAGGTTGGGACCGTTGAGGACGAGCACCTTCACAGCAGCACGCTCCCGCCGGGCTTGGGGGCTTCACCGGCCACCACCGAGTACGCGGCGGCGAGCAGCGACGGGTCCGGGCCTTCCAGCCTGCCGGGTTTGGCCAGCCCGTCGAGAACGACGAAGCGCAGCACGCCAGACCGGGTCTTCTTGTCGCCCTTCATCGTCTCCAGCAGTTGCGGGAGCGCGTCCGGGTCGTAGGTGGTCGGCAGGCCCAGCAGCTTGAGCACCTTCGAGTGCCGCTCGGCGGTGGCGTCGTCGAGACGGCCGGCCAGGCGCGCGAGCTCGGCGGCGAACACCAGGCCGACGCTGACCGCCGCGCCGTGGCGCCACCGGTACCGCTCGCGGCGCTCGATGGCGTGGGCGAGCGTGTGGCCGTAGTTGAGGATCTCGCGCAGATCCGACTCGCGCAGATCTGCGGCGACGACGTCGGCCTTGACCTGGATCGAGCGGCGGACCAGCTCGCCGAGGACCTCGCCGGTGGTGTCCAGCGCCGCGGCGGGATCCTGCTCGACGAGTTCGACGATCCGCGGGTCGGCGATGAACCCGGCCTTGACCACCTCGGCCATTCCGGCGACGAGTTCGTTGGGGGGCAACGTTTCCAGCGTCGCGAGGTCGACGAGGACCGCGCTCGGCTCGTGGAAGACGCCGACCAGGTTCTTGCCCGCCTCGGTGTTGATGCCCGTCTTCCCGCCGAGGGAGGCGTCGACCATGCCCAGCAGCGTGGTGGGCACGTTGACCAGGCGGACGCCGCGCATCCAGGTGGCGGCGACGAACCCGGCGAGGTCGGTCACGGCGCCGCCACCGAGCCCGACGACCACGCCCTGGCGGTCGAGGCCGATGCGGCCGAGGACCTCCCAGCAGAAGCTGGCGACGGTGAGCGCCTTGCCGTCCTCGGCGTCGGGGATCTCGACCCGGTGCGCGTCGATCCCGGCCTCGGCCAGTTCGTCGCGGATGGCCTCGGCGGTGGTCGTCAGCGTCGGCGGGTGGATCAGCGCGACCTTGGAGGCGTCGGCGAGCTGCTCGGTGAGCTCGCCCAGCAGGCCTCGGCCGATGACGACGTCGTAGGGCTTGGCGGTGTTGACGGTGATGCGGACCGGCTCGGTCATCGTTCCCCTCACTTCGGCGGAAGCCGCTTGGCCCTCGCGACCTCGCAGGTGATCTTGCCCTTGACCGGGGTGTCCCCCGGGATCTCTTCGGTCACCGTCTGGCCGGGCGTCATCCGGTTCTTCGCGAA is a genomic window containing:
- a CDS encoding B-4DMT family transporter, encoding MAPWLTRGLVMALLHGAAVTVLAKYEVFNPTDKTLVTALTLAVLVGAAAGWGAVDAWQGKPESGKNWFIAALIAGPVSGVLYVIGRAVFVDQTGASELGGALTGGAAFSALLVLIPAGLGLFVGGRITKPDQPASEKPTGKPSQA
- a CDS encoding dihydroorotase produces the protein MTTVLIKGARPYGEGDPVDVLVEDGVITDIGSIDTPDEAEVIEAGGQVLLPGFVDLHTHLREPGREDTETIATGSAAAALGGYTAVFAMANTDPVADNAVIVDHVWRRGQEAGLVDVHPVGAVTVGLKGEKLAELGTMAKSEAQVKVFSDDGLCVADPLLMRRALEYSTALGVVIAQHAEEPRLTVGAQAHEGEQAARLGYTGWPASAEESIVARDCLLAEHANARLHVCHVSTSGTADILKWAKDRGTKVSAEVTPHHLLLTDERLATYDPVNKVNPPLRTESDAEKLRAALAEGVIDCVATDHAPHAVQDKDCEWSSARPGMLGLQTALSIVVETMVRTGLLDWRGVARVMSERPAEIGNLTDHGRPIEVGEPASLTLVDPDTEWTVRGAEFASIAANTPYEGMRLPGVVTATLLRGRITAREGKIAQ
- a CDS encoding aspartate carbamoyltransferase catalytic subunit, with translation MKHLLATDGLDPALATAVLDTAEELKHTLLGREVRKLPTLRGRTVITLFYENSTRTRVSFEIAGKWMSADVINVSASSSSVNKGESLRDTALTLAAAGADCVIIRHPASGAAQRLSGWLAEAGTAVVNAGDGTHEHPTQALLDAATLRERLGSFEGRRIGIVGDVLHSRVARSNIHLLSSLGAEVVLVAPPTLLPAGVESLPVTVSHELDAELPALDAVMMLRVQAERMHGGFFPSAREYSIAYGLNERRMKLLPEHAVVLHPGPMLRGMEIASAVADSPASAITEQVRNGVHVRMAVLYHLLASEGAAA
- the nusB gene encoding transcription antitermination factor NusB, whose protein sequence is MAGSDKSGKSPNRGGPISRRQARKRAVEMMYEAAQRGADAVTLLADRVGSVEVDPIADYTISLVEGVTGRKTQIDELLSEHAQGWTLDRMPPVDLAVLRVGVYELLWAEDVPDPVAIDEAVGLAKELSTDDSPRFVNGVLGRIGTIADRLRAVL
- the pyrR gene encoding bifunctional pyr operon transcriptional regulator/uracil phosphoribosyltransferase PyrR, which gives rise to MSSRPRGAAEPAGERELLSSGDVARTIARMAHQVIEKTALGAGGSTPPVLLGIPTRGTPLALRLADKIAEFSGIRPPTGALDITLYRDDLRRRPPRALEHSQLPPTGIDDAVVILVDDVLFSGRTIRAALDALRDHGRPRAVQLAVLVDRGHRELPIRADYVGKNVPTSRAEGIEVLLSEVDGRDSVLLRAQPEGDRS
- the carA gene encoding glutamine-hydrolyzing carbamoyl-phosphate synthase small subunit, giving the protein MSTVNSTRTPAALVLEDGRVFRGSAYGARGRSLGEAVFCTGMTGYQETLTDPSYHRQIVVQTAPQIGNTGWNDEDDESSRIWVSGYVVRDPARTPSNWRSKRTLDEELERQGVVGISEVDTRTLTRHLREQGAMRSGVFSGDALGSDEEMLAQVQASPQMKGADLAGEVTTKQAYVVEAQGERKFRVAALDLGIKSNTPRLMAARGIEVHVLPSSSTVDDLLAVEPDGVFLSNGPGDPATTAHATELTKSVLQREIPLFGICFGNQILGRALGLGTYKMRYGHRGINIPVIDVATKRVAITAQNHGFALEGEPGQRFETPFGAAQISHYCPNDDTVEGVRAFDVPAFSVQYHPEAAAGPHDAAPLFDEFVSLMEKAK
- a CDS encoding transcriptional regulator; protein product: MGDYAKALGAKLRGIRQQQGLSLHGVEQKSGGRWKAVVVGSYERGDRAVTVQKLAELADFYGVPVVELLPEGRVPSGAEPATKIVINLERLQQLPAEKVGPLARYAATIQSQRGDYNGKVLSIRTEDLRSLAIIYDMTPGELTEQLIDWGVLPPEARPSKED
- a CDS encoding Xaa-Pro peptidase family protein translates to MREYFSRRRAALRSLLADSGVDALLVTDLLNIRYLTGFTGSNAALLVHGSGDDKTIFCTDGRYTVQSATEVPDLERVLDRASAAKLADLAAGKHFGKTGFESQHVSVEQHEDLKVRFDRVELVRTPGLVERLRLVKDEQEIEALRQACAAADRALEDLVSAGGLRPGRTELDVARDLENRMLGHGSTGPSFDTIVAAGGNSAIPHHRPTSAPLETGGFVKIDFGATVDGYHSDMTRTFVIGKPAAWQEEIYELVQRAQAAGCDAVLPGAEVSEVDKAARGVIVGAGRGEEFGHGLGHGVGLQVHEAPSLAATGVGTLSAGMAVTVEPGVYLPGRGGVRIEDTLVVREGTPELLTLSTKELVVV
- the efp gene encoding elongation factor P, yielding MATTNDLKNGLVLNLDGQLWTVTAFQHVKPGKGGAFVRTTLKHVLTGKVVDKTFNAGTKVDTATVDRRNMTYLYKEGQDFVFMDAETYDQITVLAETVGDNANYLLENTEVQVAVHEGVPLYIELPTSVELVVQHTDPGLQGDRSTGGTKPATLETGAEIQVPLFLTTGEKIKVDTRDGRYLGRVSS
- a CDS encoding transporter — translated: MSDRILLTLAVFAFFLFCVFLMWRGWRRKSRAQSVQVPPFPQIPAEPGEALLESTGLYVSTTTAGHWQDRVVTRGAGLRTGAVWRLHEDGIAIERGGAPDFWIPRASVTGVRKDKGMAGKVMGIDALLVITWLAGDIELDTGFRGDDLDDYPQWIEALQDTRNDIKGGA